The DNA window AGGTAGCTTAGGAAATCTGTATCAGAGCGTTGAAAATCTCAACCAGAATTATATGCAACCATTTCAAACTAAGCATGTTCTCTTAAATCCAAAAACTCAAAGCCCTTCCACTGTAATATCTGGCTTCCTTACCCAGAATGATGACAATGATGAAGATGACCAACAACCTAAGTTATACATGTGctctaaaaaatgtatttttcagGTGACGTATGACAACACTACGCCATGTCCCGGCCGTCCTGGATATCCTTGCGGCCAAAGTATGATCTATGAAGTGTGTTATGTCAGAAGTAAAAAAATTTCTGAAAAGAAAGCTTCCAATACGATTAATAGTGGTTTTGTGAAAGATGTTGTAACTTTTATGGTGATGGATGATTTGGTTATTCAGCCAATGTCAACAATTTCAAGCATCACACTTTTGAATAAGTTCAATATCAAGGAAATTGGTACTTTGCAAGAAAAGATCGTTGAAATGGGAATGGATGAGGTAAAAACAAACTTTGTTATTCATGTGAACAAATTTACCATTTGTTGTATTTTGAAACTTTTATATTTATGTACCAGGGTATAAAGTTGCTCAAGGCTTCACTCCAATCTAAGATGGTTTTGACGAGTGTTTTCATCAAGAATCATAAGAGTACGTTTAAAAAATACTTATATTCAGTTTTTATATACCAACTAATGCATCACGAACTTAGTCATGTGTACTAGTTCCTGATTTATTTGCTCACTTGAATTTTATTTAGTTCAAATTTACATGCATTGTTTGTATTTATTGACAGGGAATCATGTTGCTTAAGGCTCTACAATCCAAGATGGTGTTTTCATCAAGAAGGAACTTTGTTTTGCAAGGAGAGAAAATTGTCGGGTCTTTTAAGAAGGAGTGTTGATTTGCTGGATTTTGGTTTTGTTAGTCATAGTACTGCTTATGTATTTCGTTGCAATGCTTTCTACTTATTTTTGAATGGTCAATTATATGAACTATATATATCATCCCTTATTATTGTTCTATTTCTGCAACGAATATTAATTATACTCATTAACTCTAGTTTCATCaacatactttttttttaataagcaatgatatTAAGAATGAGAGCATAAGGGATACTCCACCCACTACAAACGGAAAGCTCCTAACACTCGAAACAAAGGAGTAGAAGGATATTCCAAGCGTGATAATTACAACAAACTCCTAACTTATAGAAAGATAAGAGCCAATTTCAAGAGGAGAGAATAATCTCCGACATACACTCGAAAAAGCTAAACGActcttttttaaaaatacaagCATTACGCTTCAACCATAAACACCAAGCCGTTGCCAACCATATCACCGCCGCAATAGTCCTCTTTTTTAAACTCTTCACTTTACCACAAGAAGCAAAGAATCcaacaaaatcatcaaaagaTAACTCCAATCCTTGACCAATCCAATGGAACACCCTTCTCCATATCCGGGAAGTTATCTCGCAACCTCTTATGAGGTGAAGTAAAGTCTCATCTTTTTTTATGCACAAAACACACATCAAGTCATTAGCATCCACCAAAACACCTCTTTTGAAAAGTTGATCTTTAGTTGCTATTCTATTATGTATAATACGCCAACCAAAAAACAGAATTTTTGCGGGAGCTTTAACATTCCACAAATAAGACACTTCTTTAACCAAACCTACATTGAGAGGAGGACCCGAGAGATAAGTTTTGAAGCGGTCATAACAAGACTTAACCGTAAACACACCCGACGATACATCTCTCCATGAAATAGTGTCCGAAAAATGAGTAGACAGGCTGCACTGCTGCATTGCTTTCAACTTTACATCATTTAATCCAAAAGTATCTGTATTAGTCAATATTCACACATATCAGCAAAAATCTAAGTATTCTTTGCATTCTATACTGCAAATGCATGTTTTTATTGTGAAATGTGctgttaaaatatattaaaatttaagtaataaaaatttaaaattttatgtttTCGTTTTATTGAAGGTTGAAGCATATGGAAGAAGAAAGTGATAACAATTTGAAGCATgtcaaatattaaaattagataaatattaaaattcactATGCCAAATTTTTCTTTTAGCaacacccctactaaagcgcttttaggaaaaagcgctgatataggtttcgctaaaaacaaaataaaaaaacacgcaaataaagcgctcttaaaggggggttacgaaagcgctttcaaaaagcgctcttataggggggtacgaaagcgctcttatagggggggttacgaaagcgcttctcaaaagcgctcttgtaggggtggttatgaaagcgcttttaaaagcgctcttatagggggttgtctacgaaagcgcttttgggataaaagcgctggtatagtgggtatatatgaaagcgcttttataaAGCGCTCTGGTTTCCTTAAGTGAATTAAgtgaattaaaattgaaattaataaaCTTAAATTAGTTTTGCCTCTCGTCACTTTCTCTTCTCCACTGTTGTCTTCCCTCTTTCTCTCACGAAATTAAAATCTCTGCAAAGAACCCTAGCCCCCTTTT is part of the Vicia villosa cultivar HV-30 ecotype Madison, WI linkage group LG2, Vvil1.0, whole genome shotgun sequence genome and encodes:
- the LOC131648535 gene encoding uncharacterized protein LOC131648535; protein product: MASSSSTKVSMKLLIDTKNNKVLFAEASKPVIDFLFNLLCLPIGTVVKLLSANDMVGSLGNLYQSVENLNQNYMQPFQTKHVLLNPKTQSPSTVTYDNTTPCPGRPGYPCGQSMIYEVCYVRSKKISEKKASNTINSGFVKDVVTFMVMDDLVIQPMSTISSITLLNKFNIKEIGTLQEKIVEMGMDEGIMLLKALQSKMVFSSRRNFVLQGEKIVGSFKKEC